Genomic DNA from Thermogemmatispora onikobensis:
GGTCTGAGCATACCGCCCGCCTGGGCCAGTCTTTCCTGTTCCCCAGGCGGCGGGTCAGCCAGACCGCTGGCCAGCCAGCCTGGTCTGACGCGGTGAGCAGCAAAGCAACCCGAGAGGGATCGATCTCTGAGGAGCATGATGAAGGCAGCGATCAACAACAATAGTCAGCGTGGCCAGGGCCACTGTTCCTATTGGCCGGGAAGGGAAGGACCCCGGGCTCTGGCCACAAGCCTGGAGGCTGCTTATCCGCGCGACCCTTGTTGTGAAAGGAGCCATCCATGTTAGGACGGCTGCTCAGTGTCTGGGCTATTCCCGACCTGCGCAAGAAGATCATCTTTACCCTGGTCATCCTGCTGCTCATGCGGCTACTGGCGCACATTACTGTGCCGTTGACCCACCAGCAGGAGCAAACGCTGGCCAGCCTCTTCACGAACGGTCAAAATCAGAATCTGGGCCAGTTACTCGGCCTTCTGGACATCTTTTCAGGGGGATCGCTCCAGACCTACTCGATCATCGCCATGAGCGTCTACCCCTACGTCACGGCGACCATCGTGATGCAGCTGCTCTCGCCAATCATTCCGGCCCTTCACCGTCTCATGGAAGAGGGTGAGGCCGGACGGCTCAAGTTCAGCCAGATTACGCGCATCATCACGGTCCCTCTGGCCTTTCTCCAGGCGCTGGGTAGCGCGGCCATCTTTGTGCGGGTGGGCGTTCTGGACGCCAGCACCTTCAACCTCTTTGGTCCTAACTGGCTGCAGACGCTGGCCATTCTGCTCTCGCTGACCACGGGGACGATGATCCTGGTCTGGTTTGGCGAGCTGATCACCGAATACGGTGTCGGCAATGGCATCTCCATTATCATCCTGGGCAACATTGTGACCCGCCTGCCCACCCTGGTGCAGCAGGGTTACCTTTCCAGCACTACCACGGGCGGCACGAGCGGCAGCATTCTCAACCTGGTCGTGCTGGGCCTCATCGCCGTGGTCACCATTGCTGGCATCGTCTATATCTACCTGGGACAGCGACGTATTCCGATTCAGTACCCTACCAAGCGCATTGTGGGACGGGGGATGCTGGTCGGTTCGGCGCAGACCACCTATATTCCTATGATGGTCAATAGCGCCGGCATGATCCCGCTGATCTTTGCCAACTCGGTCTTGCTTTTCCCAACCGTGATCTCTCAGTACCTGGCCAGCAGCAATGCCAGCTGGCTCACGACGGCGGCGAGTTGGCTCAGCAGTACCTTGCTCAATACAACGCTGCCCTGGTACTGGCTCTTCTACTTCCTGCTGGTGGTCGGGTTCACCTACTTCTATGCCGATCTGGTCTGGGAACAGCAGAATATTGCCGAGAATCTGCAGAAGCAGGGTGCTCACATTCCTGGCTATCGCCCGGGCGAGCAGACGCGGATCTACTTGAAAACGCTGCTGAGGCGGGTAACACTTGGCGGCGCGCTCTTCCTGGGCATTCTGGCGGTCCTGCCCTATCTGGCCAGAACCCAGATGCTCAGCTCGACCGCCCTGCTGGTCGTCGTGGCTGTAGCGCTGGATACCATCAGGCAGCTTGAAGCACAAGTTGTCATGCGCAATTACTCGGGTTTCCTGTCGTAGGTCGGCGAGGCGCGATGGTGCGCCTCGTCCGCTTCCATCGGAGGAGAAACGGTGCTGATCATTCTCATTGGCGCTCAAGGGTCGGGCAAAGGGACCCAGGCGAAAGCGCTCTCTCAGGAACTTGGGATTCCGCATGTAGCCAGCGGAGATCTGTTTCGTAAGGAAGTCGCTGAAGGCACTGAGCTGGGCCTGAAAGCCAAAGGCTATCTGGATCGCGGTGAGCTAGTCCCTGACGAGCTGACAATCACAATGATCCTGGGTAGACTGGCCCGTCCCGATTGTGCCAGGGGGGCCTTGCTAGATGGCTTCCCGCGAACCATTCCCCAGGCGGAGGCTCTGGATAAAGGGCTGCAAGCCGTTCAGAGGCAGGTCGATCTGGCCGTTTATCTGGAGGTGCCACGGGAGGAATTAGTGCGGCGGCTGTCGGGTCGCTACATTTGTCGCGCCTGCCAGCATGTCTACAACATCTATAGCAAGCCACCTAAGGTTCCGGGTGTCTGCGATATCGATGGAAGCGAGCTCTACCAGCGCTCCGACGATGTTGGCGAGGCGGTCGAACGGCGACTGGATATCTTCTTTCGGGAGACCATTCGCCTGCTCGACTACTACGCGACACAGGAGAAGCTGGTCAAAGTCAATGGCAATCAGAGCATTGACGAGGTTCATCAAGAGTTGCTCTCGGCCATCAAAGGCTATGAACAAGGCCAGCATGGGTCGGCCTGATCCGTCAGCCCACAGCAGGCAGGCCCGGAGGGCTGGCGGTGCGCGCTCTGGCTCGCCCCAGCCCGGCCACCCATGAGGAGAGTTGATAGTGGCGATTATCCTGAAATCAAAGGAAGAGCGCGAGCGCATTCGCGAGACGGGGCGGATTGTGGCCGCCGTTCTGGCTGAGCTGCGCAGCGCAGTTCGCCCCGGGATCACAACGGGTGACCTGGACCGCCTGGCGGCGGAGGCCCTGCAGCGCTATGGGGCGAAATCAAGCTCGCTTGGCTACCACGGCTACCCCGGTCACCTGTGTACGTCGGCCAACGATGAGGTGGTGCATGGTATCCCAGGCAAGCGCGTGCTCCAGGAAGGCGATATTATCAGCATCGACCTCGCCGCTCATTATCAAGGCTGGCATGCCGATGCTGCGATCACGGTCGGCGTGGGTGAGATTAGCCCCGAGCTGAAGCGCCTGCTCAAGGTGACTGAGGATGCCCTCTATCGCGGGATTGCAGCGGCTCGAGCCGGCAATCGCCTGTTGGATATCAGCCGCGCCATTCAGCAGTTCGTGGAGAGCGCTGGCTTCTCTCTGGTACGCCAATATGGTGGCCACGGGATTGGTCGCAGTATGCATGAAGATCCCCAGGTGCTGAACTACGTCGAGCCTGGGCTGCCCAATCCTGTACTACGGCCCGGGATGGTCCTGGCCATCGAGCCGATGGTCAATATGGGCGGAAAGGAGACGCGCGTCCTCGCCGACCGTTGGACGGTGGTCACGGCTGATCATAGCTACTCTGCTCATTTCGAGCATACGGTCGCTATCACGGAAGGCGATGCTGAGATTCTGACACTCTGACAGAGAGCCAGGTAGCAGACGCGCATGGCGAGGCTGGACTCGCAGGGCTGGCTCGAACAGGCCTCTGATCGCGCTGATCGCGCAGACCTCGCTCACTGGCCTGGCTAGCTGAGCCTCTCCTGCGCCAGACTCCAGGAGACATGGGCAGGCTCAAGAAGGCTGCCAATAAGCTTCCCCTCCTGCTGGCTTGCTTGCTCGTTCGCTGGCTGCTCGTTGACGATGGGTCAGCACTGCAGGCGAGTGAACAAAGCGTCAGGTGCTTCGGCGCGCTGGAGATTGGCGGATTCAGCAGAGGAACAAGGCATCCAGTTGTGGTAGAAAGAGGATCTGACTCTCGACTTTGTCAAAGGTTTGTGCTATAATTCGCAGTTGGTCGCAGCAGTCTTCCCTGCTGCTTTTTGCCACTCTGGAAAAGCACACAAGTCGTAGGGACAAACGACCTTCTCATAGAGCGCGAACTCGCCTTGTTTCCTCATATGCGGCGTAATGCAGGAGTGGGTCGGCTGTCTGCCCGCCAGGCGGGCAAGGCAGGGTAGCCCGACAGCCTCGTATGGGGAGTCAGATCCGTATCCGCCGGTCAGCCAACGAGCCAGCCAACGCCAGCAGGAAGCGGGGAAGGGGAGGAGATGGCGGCGGCAGAGTAGGGTAGGTGAGTGGGGGAATCGGGAACCAGGCTGAGGTAGGTGGAGGGAGTGGAGTGGATCGTTTGTGTACAACCTGCTGTTGGAACGCTTCGATGAGCCACTGCAACAGGTGACGACGAAAGGGTGCTATGCCGAAAAAGGATGAGATCGAGGTGGAGGGCGAGGTGACCGAAGCCCTCCCAAATGCGATGTTCAGGGTCAAGATCGACGAGAACCATCAGGTTCTGGCGACATTGTCGGGACGCATCCGCATGAATTTCGTGCGCATCGTCCCCGGCGACCGGGTCAAGGTGGTGCTCTCGCCCTATGACCTGACGCGGGGCCGCATCACCTGGCGCGTTAAGCCCTGACCGAAGCGGCTCCCTGGATCGCCGCAGCCGCAGAGGCAGAGAAAGTAAGACCGGCCTTGGCGCTGCGCCGCTTCCTACTACGGCAAGGCGAGCGAGCTGTTCAGCATGAGCAGAGAGCAGGCAGAGAGCAAACAGCATTGGGCCTGAGTCAACGCTAGAGCGGTTCGGCTCGGTTCGGCTCAGCTCAGCCCAGCCCGCAGAATGTTGGCCTCGGCGCCTCGCTCCCATGTCATAGCTCAGATCGGTTTGTGCAGCTTCTGCACCGTCAGGGATGACCTCCACGCTCTGGCTTCCGCTGCGGGTGAGGGGGTGAGGCCGAGCTGCCATGACAACTGGCCTGCCCGGCGTAATCTGAGCGAGCGATCAATCGGTGGCGGTAGCAGGTACCCCAGTGGAGCGAGCGCAAGGATCGGCCAGTGGAGAGCTGGCCGGATGAGCCAATGCCTGGGTCGCGTCGGTACCCGCCCTTTCGTCTTCGATTGCCTGCTTGGGTCAGGCCAGTCTGACTCTGTGCTGCTGCGCTCCGCTTCTCTCGCTTGGCTCGACGTAACTGAATGCTTCAGGCAAGCGCGTCGACGCGACGCGACGCGACGCAACGCAACGCAACGCAACAACTTTTGACAATAGCGAAGTCAAGAGCAGAAACGAAGGAAGGAAGGAGGGAGCCGTGAAGGTACGCGCCTCGGTGAAACCACGCTGCGAGCACTGCAAGATCATTCGCCGCAATCGCGTGGTGATCGTGATTTGTACCAAGAACCCGAAGCATAAGCAGCGTCAGGGCTAGAGCGTGCTCGGGTAGGGGCTCCACCGTAGCGGCGATGGTAGCCGACAGGCCGTGGCGGTCTGGCTGCCAGACTGGGCTGAGGGGCGAACAACAACCGTTGACTGACTGAGTGAGATCAGTCTGCCCATCAGTAGTTGCCGCTCTGTGGCTTGTGTTTATCTTACTTATCGTTGCTCGTTTGTTCATGTGGTCTTGCGTAAGAGGGAAGCTGGCGGGAAACCGCTCTTCCCGGCCAGCCTGCTGATCAATGAGCGCGCGGCAGGGTCTGGGGGGGATGCGGTGGAAGAGCAGGCTCTACCTGGATTTCGCTTCGCCGTCAATGGCGGTCACCAGACCAGCAGAGCGAGCGCAGGCACGGACTATCTGTCAAAAAAGCGACGGTGTGAGCAGAAAAGCTCAGGCGAGGAGAAGAAAGGCGGGGCAGAGGCCAGGCCCAAGGCCCCGGCCTGTCTGATCTGGAGGAGAAGATGGCTAGAATTGCCGGAGTCGATATCCCACGCGAGAAACCAGTCGAGATCTCGCTGCGCTACATCTATGGGATCGGCCCTACGACCAGCCGGCAGATCCTGGAGAAGACCCGCGTCAATCCGTCCAAGCGGGTCAAGGATCTGACCGAGGATGAGG
This window encodes:
- the infA gene encoding translation initiation factor IF-1, whose amino-acid sequence is MPKKDEIEVEGEVTEALPNAMFRVKIDENHQVLATLSGRIRMNFVRIVPGDRVKVVLSPYDLTRGRITWRVKP
- the secY gene encoding preprotein translocase subunit SecY; translation: MLGRLLSVWAIPDLRKKIIFTLVILLLMRLLAHITVPLTHQQEQTLASLFTNGQNQNLGQLLGLLDIFSGGSLQTYSIIAMSVYPYVTATIVMQLLSPIIPALHRLMEEGEAGRLKFSQITRIITVPLAFLQALGSAAIFVRVGVLDASTFNLFGPNWLQTLAILLSLTTGTMILVWFGELITEYGVGNGISIIILGNIVTRLPTLVQQGYLSSTTTGGTSGSILNLVVLGLIAVVTIAGIVYIYLGQRRIPIQYPTKRIVGRGMLVGSAQTTYIPMMVNSAGMIPLIFANSVLLFPTVISQYLASSNASWLTTAASWLSSTLLNTTLPWYWLFYFLLVVGFTYFYADLVWEQQNIAENLQKQGAHIPGYRPGEQTRIYLKTLLRRVTLGGALFLGILAVLPYLARTQMLSSTALLVVVAVALDTIRQLEAQVVMRNYSGFLS
- a CDS encoding adenylate kinase — protein: MLIILIGAQGSGKGTQAKALSQELGIPHVASGDLFRKEVAEGTELGLKAKGYLDRGELVPDELTITMILGRLARPDCARGALLDGFPRTIPQAEALDKGLQAVQRQVDLAVYLEVPREELVRRLSGRYICRACQHVYNIYSKPPKVPGVCDIDGSELYQRSDDVGEAVERRLDIFFRETIRLLDYYATQEKLVKVNGNQSIDEVHQELLSAIKGYEQGQHGSA
- the map gene encoding type I methionyl aminopeptidase, with product MAIILKSKEERERIRETGRIVAAVLAELRSAVRPGITTGDLDRLAAEALQRYGAKSSSLGYHGYPGHLCTSANDEVVHGIPGKRVLQEGDIISIDLAAHYQGWHADAAITVGVGEISPELKRLLKVTEDALYRGIAAARAGNRLLDISRAIQQFVESAGFSLVRQYGGHGIGRSMHEDPQVLNYVEPGLPNPVLRPGMVLAIEPMVNMGGKETRVLADRWTVVTADHSYSAHFEHTVAITEGDAEILTL
- the rpmJ gene encoding 50S ribosomal protein L36, which produces MKVRASVKPRCEHCKIIRRNRVVIVICTKNPKHKQRQG